The genomic DNA CGAAGGTGGTTCAAATCAGGCTCGGTCACGCACAGATCAGCACCACGCTCGACATCTACACTGACGCGCTACCCGAACTCGATGCGGAAGCGGCGGATCTATTGGACGCGGAG from Myxococcales bacterium includes the following:
- a CDS encoding site-specific integrase, with the translated sequence MGLHAKVVQIRLGHAQISTTLDIYTDALPELDAEAADLLDAE